The following proteins come from a genomic window of Companilactobacillus pabuli:
- a CDS encoding ATP-dependent endonuclease: protein MNFQIIIGRSHGGITRFITWDNLGSNNPLSKQKLKKLILNYNAELLFADKLIAIEGDSERILLNSIMRKINPTLLSEKIAIIPVGTNFKGFKDSLADLLFDKILLITDIDFSEKDTEDNNIYSTNKNIQLLFSSNLDTTIKDHPLNKTLKQEKSFLTKEWNLMPNGNLTNSDNDSISSNFKIVTEGYSNEFKFWPRTLESAMVTASHQNFDLYKKNELLRNDVKVSLDKNPYLLNDIEGKLLRSTVKKADFALNTLDFINNKTFRIPQYLKKGLEWFGNND from the coding sequence ATGAATTTTCAAATTATAATAGGAAGAAGTCACGGTGGAATTACTAGATTTATCACTTGGGATAATTTGGGAAGTAATAACCCATTATCTAAACAAAAATTGAAAAAATTAATTTTAAATTATAATGCTGAATTACTTTTTGCAGATAAACTTATTGCAATTGAAGGTGATTCTGAACGGATCCTCTTAAATTCCATTATGAGAAAAATTAATCCGACTTTATTATCTGAAAAAATTGCAATTATCCCAGTTGGTACAAACTTTAAAGGATTTAAAGATTCTTTAGCTGATTTATTATTCGATAAGATTTTATTAATTACTGATATTGATTTTTCTGAAAAAGATACAGAAGACAATAACATCTATTCTACTAACAAAAATATACAGTTACTATTTTCTTCCAATTTGGATACTACTATAAAGGACCATCCTTTGAACAAAACTTTGAAGCAAGAAAAATCTTTTCTAACCAAAGAATGGAATCTAATGCCCAATGGAAATTTAACTAATTCAGATAATGATAGTATCTCTTCAAATTTTAAAATTGTGACTGAAGGATACAGTAATGAATTTAAATTTTGGCCTAGAACACTTGAAAGTGCCATGGTAACAGCAAGTCACCAAAATTTTGATTTATATAAAAAAAATGAATTACTAAGAAACGATGTTAAAGTTTCATTGGATAAGAACCCATACTTACTAAACGATATAGAGGGAAAATTACTCAGAAGTACAGTAAAAAAAGCTGACTTTGCGCTAAATACCCTAGATTTTATCAACAATAAAACTTTTAGAATACCTCAATACTTAAAGAAAGGATTAGAATGGTTTGGTAATAATGATTGA
- a CDS encoding UvrD-helicase domain-containing protein codes for MIDDTYLTKKNGIYEVRGAAGSGKTYQLTKDIRKLSLSSNSIFIISYSNAAVDELKSRLNNPVLSISTIHSFCWKILSNLSLKIIKYNKDNNFSPDAFKDIKFNPQIIKKVTYEEGIPFFNNETGELFLSHNDIINLFIYSIKEIPELRMSISNTIDYLLIDEYQDTNGKFLQSIFEYLSPNCTIGLYGDPCQSIYLNEDTINISSRYDITSESLKNNY; via the coding sequence ATGATTGATGACACTTATTTAACTAAAAAGAATGGTATCTATGAAGTTAGAGGTGCGGCCGGATCAGGTAAAACATATCAATTAACAAAAGATATAAGAAAATTATCTTTATCAAGTAATTCTATTTTCATAATAAGTTACTCTAATGCGGCAGTAGATGAATTAAAATCACGTCTAAATAATCCAGTTTTAAGTATTTCAACTATTCATTCCTTTTGTTGGAAAATTCTTTCAAATTTATCTTTAAAAATCATAAAATACAATAAAGATAATAATTTTTCCCCTGATGCATTCAAAGATATAAAATTCAATCCACAAATTATAAAAAAGGTCACTTATGAAGAAGGAATCCCATTCTTCAACAATGAAACAGGAGAATTATTTTTATCGCACAATGACATAATAAATTTATTCATATATTCTATTAAAGAGATACCAGAATTACGAATGTCTATTTCAAATACCATTGATTATTTATTAATTGATGAATATCAAGATACAAATGGAAAATTTTTACAATCTATTTTTGAATATTTATCACCGAACTGTACTATCGGATTATATGGTGATCCATGTCAGTCAATTTATTTGAATGAAGATACTATTAACATTAGTAGTAGATATGATATTACCTCTGAGTCACTAAAGAACAACTATTAG
- a CDS encoding 3'-5' exonuclease: MLSLTNILRTKIVGLERIAKKLKKDFPKKNKVAWEKIMNPNSNEYTNIMNSYACIFQDNNYLAIKSLLKIFTKDSLEKVGLDSVKNLITKKKKKNDPSIKEFLDLNLEMNAGLDSFKETINLFNLTDLNEIVEFYKVFDSTTTKNITIFKSKGLEFENVLLNIDYGFYRKRNWNNINFNHKENDNRDTDQDIMYYLFYVGITRAKNNLNIYINSKQNKEFLNKFTVKFPDIEIQYI, translated from the coding sequence ATTTTATCATTAACAAATATCTTGCGTACTAAGATCGTCGGATTAGAGAGAATAGCAAAAAAATTAAAGAAAGACTTTCCCAAAAAGAATAAAGTTGCGTGGGAAAAAATAATGAATCCTAATTCTAATGAATATACCAATATCATGAACAGTTATGCATGTATATTTCAAGATAATAATTACTTAGCAATCAAGTCACTTCTGAAGATATTTACAAAAGACTCTTTAGAAAAAGTTGGTCTAGATTCTGTTAAAAATTTAATTACGAAAAAAAAGAAAAAAAATGATCCAAGTATAAAAGAGTTTCTAGACTTAAATTTAGAAATGAATGCCGGTTTAGATTCATTTAAAGAGACAATCAATTTATTTAATCTTACGGATCTAAATGAAATAGTAGAATTTTACAAAGTTTTTGACAGCACCACTACGAAGAACATTACCATTTTTAAGTCAAAGGGTCTTGAGTTTGAAAATGTATTACTAAATATTGACTACGGGTTCTACAGGAAACGCAATTGGAACAATATTAATTTTAATCATAAAGAAAATGATAACAGAGATACTGATCAAGATATTATGTACTATCTCTTCTATGTTGGCATAACACGTGCTAAAAACAATTTAAATATATACATAAATAGTAAACAAAACAAAGAATTTTTAAATAAATTTACTGTCAAATTTCCTGATATTGAAATTCAATACATATAA
- a CDS encoding SLAP domain-containing protein, with the protein MKKYHILSLFSVPFLLVPCTNLVDVSAKTTTYNFFPTDNGPIDTSYSGTVTTVGDRPFLTLYAFNDNRFSLIRNRALAPKTAWFYDQTVSRNGEIYYRVATNEWIKYDEIEGFSGHHNRKHFEKKTVTLRVRPVLPAPVFDGNFNDTGKTLAVGSEWIAFEKPVYFGGNAYYQIGKDEFVAGERVINLH; encoded by the coding sequence ATGAAAAAATACCACATTTTGAGTTTATTTTCTGTTCCTTTTCTTTTAGTACCTTGCACTAATTTGGTCGACGTATCAGCGAAAACTACCACGTATAATTTTTTCCCGACTGATAATGGACCAATCGATACTAGTTATTCGGGGACCGTCACTACTGTTGGCGATAGACCATTTTTAACACTGTATGCTTTTAATGACAATCGATTCAGCTTGATTCGTAATCGAGCTCTGGCTCCTAAGACTGCTTGGTTTTATGATCAGACTGTTTCAAGAAATGGTGAGATCTATTATCGAGTTGCGACTAATGAATGGATTAAATATGATGAAATTGAAGGTTTCAGCGGCCATCACAATCGCAAACACTTTGAGAAAAAGACAGTTACTTTGAGAGTTAGACCAGTCTTGCCTGCCCCTGTTTTCGATGGGAATTTCAATGATACTGGGAAGACTTTGGCTGTTGGTAGTGAGTGGATTGCTTTTGAGAAGCCCGTTTATTTTGGAGGTAATGCTTATTATCAGATTGGGAAAGATGAGTTTGTTGCTGGGGAGAGAGTTATTAATTTGCATTGA
- a CDS encoding restriction endonuclease subunit S — protein MSDLTEFHKQGFYTTESYDESKKYYLLRGTDLTGNKLTIHDDTPKINASEKEFNDFKVEVGDVLLVRSGGVGTYGIVYDEVQGIFGSYLIDFRFDQTQMLNEFFGYFYESDLFKQQLRRISQQSANLNINAENIKSISIDLPSIEEQKKIEGILKQIDNLIALQQQQLDLYTKLKKGLLQKLFPKDGEKIPRVRFADFHEDWEQRKLKDLANVIGGGTPSTKIGEYWNGDIDWYSPVEIGKSIFVNHSQKRITKLGLNKSSAKILPINTLLFTSRAGIGNTAILKKEGTTNQGFQSIVPIKDKLDIYYLYSNSDKLKRYGERVGGGSTFTEVSGKQMKEMPITIPTIHEQKNIGHIFQLLDFQIILQENNLKKLKQLKKFLLQKLFI, from the coding sequence TTGTCAGATTTGACGGAATTCCATAAGCAAGGGTTTTATACCACTGAATCATACGATGAGTCAAAGAAGTATTATTTGTTACGTGGGACGGACTTAACTGGTAATAAACTAACAATACATGATGATACTCCTAAAATTAATGCTTCGGAAAAAGAATTCAATGACTTCAAAGTTGAAGTAGGAGATGTTTTATTAGTTCGTAGTGGCGGAGTTGGAACATATGGTATCGTTTATGATGAAGTTCAAGGTATTTTTGGTTCATACTTAATTGATTTTCGTTTTGACCAAACTCAAATGTTGAATGAGTTTTTTGGATATTTTTATGAGTCAGATTTATTTAAACAACAGTTACGAAGAATTAGTCAGCAATCTGCTAACTTAAATATTAATGCGGAGAATATAAAATCTATTTCAATCGACTTACCATCAATTGAGGAACAGAAAAAAATTGAGGGTATCTTAAAACAAATTGATAATCTAATTGCTCTACAACAACAGCAGTTAGACTTATATACCAAACTTAAAAAGGGATTATTGCAGAAATTATTCCCTAAAGATGGGGAAAAGATTCCTAGAGTAAGATTTGCTGATTTTCATGAAGATTGGGAACAGCGAAAACTAAAAGATTTAGCCAATGTTATTGGAGGCGGAACTCCATCTACAAAAATAGGTGAGTATTGGAATGGAGATATAGATTGGTATTCTCCTGTTGAAATAGGTAAAAGTATTTTTGTAAATCATAGTCAAAAAAGAATAACCAAACTAGGACTTAATAAAAGTTCAGCAAAAATATTACCAATTAATACTTTACTATTCACATCTCGGGCGGGTATTGGAAATACTGCAATATTAAAAAAAGAAGGAACAACTAATCAAGGTTTTCAATCAATAGTACCCATTAAAGATAAACTGGATATATATTATTTATATTCAAATTCTGATAAATTGAAAAGATATGGAGAAAGAGTTGGTGGAGGTTCAACCTTTACAGAAGTATCAGGCAAACAAATGAAGGAAATGCCGATTACAATACCTACCATACATGAACAAAAGAATATTGGTCATATATTTCAATTGTTAGATTTCCAAATAATATTACAAGAAAATAATTTAAAAAAATTAAAGCAGTTAAAAAAATTTCTACTACAAAAATTATTTATTTAA
- a CDS encoding site-specific integrase, with product MPRTKSSQLFYKYYEEWIELYKVNAIRSVTLDKYYMSLKWITKLAPELKLNDLNRRTYQKLINDYALEHEKQTTQDFHHQVKSAIMDAVDEGLIKQNPTRKIIIKGKKPGNKKPKFLNQYELQQLIRQLDLGTELNWDWYILLVAKTGLRFAEALAITPNDFDFAKQLLSVNKTWNYRATKGGFQPTKNFSSIRKVQLDWQIAMQFSQMVKDLPKNEPIFVKQRVFNSTVNNRLTVLCKRAEVPIITVHGLRHTHASILLFAGVSIASVARRLGHSNMTTTQETYLHIIQELETQDGEKIMQQMAQLM from the coding sequence ATGCCCAGAACTAAATCATCACAATTATTTTATAAGTATTATGAAGAATGGATTGAATTGTACAAGGTTAACGCCATTAGATCAGTCACTTTGGACAAATATTATATGAGTCTAAAATGGATTACTAAGTTGGCTCCAGAATTAAAGTTAAATGATTTAAATCGACGAACTTATCAGAAATTGATTAATGATTATGCTTTAGAACATGAGAAACAAACTACTCAAGATTTTCATCATCAAGTAAAAAGTGCCATTATGGATGCTGTAGATGAGGGATTGATCAAACAAAACCCTACTCGAAAGATTATTATTAAAGGGAAAAAGCCAGGCAATAAGAAGCCTAAGTTTTTGAATCAATATGAGTTACAACAATTAATCAGACAACTTGATTTAGGAACAGAATTAAATTGGGATTGGTATATTTTACTAGTTGCTAAAACTGGATTGAGATTTGCAGAGGCTTTGGCAATTACTCCAAATGATTTTGATTTTGCTAAGCAATTATTGAGTGTCAATAAAACTTGGAATTATCGAGCAACGAAAGGCGGCTTTCAACCTACTAAAAACTTCTCATCAATCAGAAAAGTTCAACTTGATTGGCAGATTGCTATGCAGTTTTCTCAGATGGTAAAAGATTTACCTAAAAATGAGCCGATTTTTGTTAAACAGCGTGTTTTTAATTCAACTGTAAACAATCGTCTGACTGTTTTATGCAAACGTGCTGAAGTTCCCATCATTACTGTTCATGGACTTAGACATACTCATGCATCAATTCTCTTATTTGCTGGGGTTTCAATAGCCAGTGTTGCTAGAAGACTGGGACACTCTAATATGACCACCACTCAGGAAACTTATCTTCATATTATTCAGGAATTAGAAACGCAAGATGGCGAAAAAATAATGCAACAAATGGCTCAATTAATGTAA
- a CDS encoding restriction endonuclease subunit S, giving the protein MNKKMVPEVRFKGFIDDWEQHEMKNVLKKQYNGQTPSRSKSSFWNGTIDWLTSGELNRSIVTRTNEKITSNGQKNANLKIIPKGTFVIAITGLEAVGTRGNCALLGIDTTLNQSCMALFTDEKKLSPKFLFQWYRKYGNEYGIRYTQGTKQQSYNAEIINKLPINLPTLKEQKVINLLLSKVDIAITLQQRQLDLYIKLKKGLLQKLFPKDGEKVPEVRFTDFHGDWEQHKFQEILDKNNGIRRGPFGSSLKKDLFVKNSDYVVYEQQNAIYNNFHTRYFITKEKFQELIKFELNPGDFIMSGAGTIGKIAKVPNDIKKGVFNQALIRFRINNSIMDGRFFLQWMRSEFMQRRLTSSNPGSAIVNLIPMSELKKWTVIVPKRDEQKVLGKILNKLDSTIALQHEQLDELKSLKKYLLQKLFI; this is encoded by the coding sequence ATGAATAAAAAAATGGTACCTGAGGTTCGATTTAAGGGGTTTATTGACGATTGGGAACAGCATGAAATGAAAAATGTTCTAAAAAAGCAATACAATGGCCAAACTCCTAGTAGATCAAAATCATCATTTTGGAATGGAACTATTGATTGGCTTACTAGTGGAGAACTAAATAGAAGTATTGTTACACGAACCAATGAGAAAATAACTAGCAATGGGCAAAAAAATGCTAATCTAAAAATTATTCCAAAAGGGACCTTTGTTATTGCAATAACCGGACTTGAGGCTGTTGGAACTAGAGGAAACTGTGCACTGTTAGGAATAGATACTACGTTAAATCAATCTTGTATGGCCCTATTCACAGACGAAAAAAAATTGTCACCAAAATTTCTTTTTCAGTGGTATAGAAAATATGGAAATGAATATGGTATTCGTTATACACAAGGCACTAAACAACAAAGTTATAATGCTGAAATAATAAATAAATTACCAATTAACTTACCTACATTAAAAGAACAGAAAGTCATTAATCTTCTTTTATCAAAAGTTGATATAGCAATTACCCTACAACAACGGCAGTTAGACCTTTATATCAAGCTTAAAAAAGGATTATTGCAAAAACTATTCCCTAAAGATGGAGAAAAAGTACCTGAAGTAAGATTTACTGATTTTCATGGAGATTGGGAACAGCATAAGTTTCAAGAAATTTTAGATAAAAATAATGGTATACGTAGGGGCCCATTCGGTAGTTCATTAAAAAAAGATTTATTTGTTAAAAACAGTGATTATGTCGTATATGAACAACAAAATGCAATATACAATAATTTTCATACAAGGTATTTTATTACAAAAGAAAAATTTCAAGAGCTAATAAAATTTGAACTAAACCCTGGCGATTTCATAATGAGTGGCGCTGGTACCATTGGTAAAATAGCTAAAGTTCCTAACGATATAAAAAAAGGGGTTTTCAATCAAGCATTAATAAGATTTAGAATTAATAATTCTATTATGGATGGCAGATTCTTCTTACAATGGATGAGAAGTGAGTTTATGCAAAGAAGATTGACATCATCTAATCCCGGATCGGCTATCGTCAATCTTATTCCCATGTCAGAATTAAAAAAATGGACAGTAATTGTTCCAAAAAGAGATGAGCAAAAAGTCTTGGGAAAGATTCTTAATAAATTAGACTCAACTATCGCTCTACAACATGAACAACTAGATGAATTAAAATCTTTAAAGAAATATCTCTTGCAAAAACTATTCATTTAA
- a CDS encoding type I restriction-modification system subunit M: protein MSEDTSKTLEQALWNSANALRGTMDASEYKNYLLGLIFYRFLSDMTLKTVMEATGEDGNPIEVYKKYWDEQQEDIKSELYGANGYIIEPNDLFDSMVVRIQHHQFQISDLKQALFNVEQSVKGHSSEEDFEGLFSDIDLDSNKLGKNPSQTMNDVITSLKDINFDNGRDVLGDAYEYLISEFALSAGKKAGEFYTPRSVSEIIARIVSIGHKEGDTQIRSVYDPAMGSGSLLLTIADQVTGDQPISYHGQELNNTTFNLARMNLMLHGVSYEDIYARNGDTLDVDWPSDEPYQFDAVAMNPPYSAHWDNNAGRLSDPRFRDYGKLAPKTKADYAFLLHGLYHLKPTGTMGIVLPHGVLFRGAAEGTIRKELINKNQIDAVIGLPANIFYSTSIPTLIMILKKNKTNDDILFIDASNEFEKGKNQNKLTEENIDKIVQTYADRKNVDKYAHVATIDEIKENEYNLNIPRYVDTFEPEPEIDLGEVTKEIRENNKKIMENKNELLSMMKELTSSDEKTQNDLDDFISMLNDEVNNHE, encoded by the coding sequence ATGAGTGAAGATACATCAAAAACATTAGAGCAAGCATTGTGGAATTCCGCTAACGCCTTGAGAGGAACGATGGATGCTAGTGAATATAAAAATTATTTGTTAGGGTTGATTTTTTATCGATTCCTAAGTGATATGACTTTGAAAACAGTTATGGAAGCTACCGGCGAAGATGGTAATCCAATTGAAGTTTATAAGAAGTATTGGGACGAGCAACAAGAAGATATTAAGAGTGAATTGTATGGAGCCAACGGATATATCATTGAACCTAATGATTTATTTGACTCGATGGTTGTTAGAATTCAACATCATCAATTCCAAATTAGTGATTTGAAGCAAGCATTATTCAATGTTGAACAATCAGTAAAAGGACACAGTTCGGAAGAAGATTTTGAGGGACTATTTTCTGATATTGATTTAGATTCAAATAAATTAGGTAAAAATCCTAGTCAAACCATGAACGACGTTATTACTTCTTTAAAAGATATTAATTTTGATAACGGTCGTGATGTTTTAGGGGATGCCTATGAATATTTAATTAGTGAGTTCGCCTTGAGTGCTGGTAAAAAGGCTGGAGAGTTCTATACTCCTAGATCTGTTAGTGAAATTATTGCTCGAATCGTTTCGATTGGTCATAAAGAAGGAGATACTCAAATTCGTAGTGTCTATGATCCAGCTATGGGTTCAGGTTCTTTGTTGTTAACGATTGCTGATCAAGTGACTGGAGATCAACCAATCAGTTATCACGGACAAGAATTGAACAATACAACTTTCAACTTAGCTCGTATGAATTTGATGTTGCACGGTGTAAGTTATGAAGATATTTATGCTCGTAATGGTGACACTTTGGACGTTGATTGGCCATCAGATGAACCTTATCAATTCGATGCTGTAGCAATGAATCCTCCTTATTCAGCCCATTGGGATAATAATGCAGGTCGTTTGAGTGACCCACGTTTTCGTGATTATGGAAAATTAGCACCTAAAACTAAAGCTGACTATGCCTTTTTATTGCATGGCTTATATCATTTGAAACCAACTGGTACGATGGGAATTGTCTTGCCACATGGTGTCTTATTCCGAGGTGCGGCTGAAGGGACGATTCGTAAAGAATTGATTAATAAAAATCAAATTGATGCTGTTATTGGACTTCCGGCTAACATCTTCTATTCAACAAGTATTCCAACCTTAATTATGATTCTCAAAAAGAATAAGACTAATGATGATATCTTATTTATTGATGCAAGTAATGAATTTGAAAAAGGTAAAAATCAGAATAAATTAACTGAAGAAAATATCGATAAAATTGTTCAAACTTATGCAGACCGTAAGAACGTTGATAAGTACGCTCATGTAGCGACAATCGATGAGATTAAAGAGAATGAATACAATTTAAATATTCCACGTTATGTTGATACTTTTGAACCTGAACCAGAAATTGATTTAGGTGAAGTTACTAAAGAAATTCGAGAAAATAACAAAAAAATTATGGAAAATAAAAATGAGTTGCTTTCAATGATGAAAGAACTCACTTCTTCAGATGAGAAGACTCAAAATGATCTTGATGACTTTATCTCTATGTTGAATGATGAGGTGAATAATCATGAATAA
- a CDS encoding type I restriction endonuclease subunit R: MALYKTKGELTFEKEFVETLTQNGWTYNKALDNATPKDLENHFREILNQNNHSVLNGVKITDTEMSEIMRNIGGKTPTEMNEFLTGNYESILNITRDNPELGTMDLKLFWRDAIAGGQMRYEVIRQAIRPGKEDSPDNVNRRFDVTLLFNGLPLIQIEEKKVDVSIKEASNQIVKYKSENKYDGLFSAVQIFVALKEDTARYFANEKSADLFNNKFFFEWLDKKNQPVHNWKQFTEDFLKIPMAHNLISNYTVADGDALKVLRPYQIHAVNAVREAFSKHEDGYVWHATGSGKTLTAYKIATLLQRNPNNQVIFLSDRKELDNQSGKNFSKFSTNSDDTIFETNNTGELIKRLRSSKPGVITTTINKMKIAVERNEEAINTGHREPLASVMKKRMVFIVDEAHRSQFGEMQKVIRQAFPKQNWYGFTGTPIFDFNKTPQDQTTESQFGPELHRYNIGNALSDGAILPFNSEYVSLMQVTDERNGDEVEEEQIPDEAYNSDEEVAQNYRLKVVKWIIKNWRRKSEKGKFNAIFATVDINQALKYYRLFKKLEQEGKHNLKVALTYSINENGDTNKDQRSGLAEAMKDYSIRYAGSETAFSLDNVNVYIDDVAKRTARTEAQYKNLPPDKEIDLTIVVARLLTGFDAPRLNTLYLDKLMQYQGLIQAFARTNRVYDKNKTQGNVVMFRRPKLMRARTENAFEKYAGEGSFKKVFRPEFHEMEDTFKEAVKELKEFTPTPEVANNLTKSTEKEQVDFLKKFRNLSKELQYISSYSDFDWEEHADEYGITKEEFGYFQGAFQNIRDYLKDHKSDRDDSDPISLKYDFDDVVITELVIDKEYVLGLATKYLLDTENLFAADEFNQAADKFAKSGNQREADNIREFVTEERKRGDIPANYDARASYALHQSRKKQQKITKFINEYGLDEELFNRLVTEYEATGEFGHEQALKQTADIKVAESNSHEYRNILSFKGSVQRAWRKFIKDDLAPYIAGEK; this comes from the coding sequence ATGGCATTGTACAAAACGAAAGGGGAGCTTACTTTTGAGAAGGAGTTTGTAGAAACCTTGACTCAAAATGGGTGGACGTATAATAAAGCCCTAGATAATGCGACGCCTAAGGATTTGGAAAATCATTTCCGTGAGATTCTCAATCAAAATAATCATAGTGTTCTGAACGGAGTAAAAATCACTGATACTGAAATGAGTGAAATTATGCGTAATATCGGTGGAAAAACTCCAACTGAAATGAACGAATTTTTAACTGGTAATTATGAATCAATTTTGAATATTACAAGAGATAATCCAGAATTAGGGACTATGGATTTGAAGTTGTTCTGGCGTGATGCAATTGCTGGTGGACAAATGCGTTATGAGGTTATTCGTCAAGCTATTCGTCCAGGCAAAGAAGATTCACCTGATAATGTTAACCGTCGTTTTGATGTAACGTTGCTGTTCAATGGATTACCTTTGATTCAAATTGAAGAGAAAAAAGTTGATGTCAGTATCAAAGAAGCATCAAATCAAATCGTAAAATACAAATCAGAAAATAAGTATGATGGTTTATTTTCAGCTGTCCAAATTTTTGTGGCCTTAAAAGAAGATACAGCCCGTTATTTTGCTAATGAGAAAAGTGCGGACTTGTTCAATAATAAATTCTTCTTTGAATGGTTAGATAAGAAAAATCAACCAGTCCATAATTGGAAACAATTTACTGAAGACTTTTTAAAAATACCTATGGCACACAATCTTATTAGTAATTACACAGTTGCTGATGGAGATGCTTTAAAAGTTTTACGTCCTTATCAAATTCATGCCGTAAATGCTGTTCGTGAAGCTTTTTCTAAGCATGAAGATGGTTACGTTTGGCATGCTACAGGGTCTGGGAAAACGCTCACGGCCTACAAAATTGCAACTTTATTGCAGAGAAATCCGAATAATCAAGTGATTTTCTTGTCAGATAGAAAAGAGTTAGATAATCAATCAGGAAAGAATTTCAGCAAGTTCTCAACTAATAGTGACGATACTATTTTTGAAACTAATAATACTGGAGAATTAATTAAAAGACTTAGAAGTTCCAAACCGGGCGTCATTACAACAACTATTAACAAAATGAAAATAGCCGTTGAAAGAAATGAAGAAGCTATTAATACTGGTCATAGAGAACCTTTAGCTAGTGTAATGAAGAAACGCATGGTATTTATTGTTGATGAAGCTCACAGATCGCAATTTGGAGAAATGCAAAAAGTTATCCGCCAAGCTTTTCCTAAACAAAATTGGTATGGATTTACCGGAACTCCAATTTTTGACTTCAATAAAACGCCACAAGATCAAACTACCGAGAGCCAGTTTGGACCTGAGCTCCATCGGTACAACATTGGGAACGCACTAAGTGACGGGGCTATTTTGCCATTTAATTCTGAGTATGTCAGCTTGATGCAAGTAACTGATGAGCGTAATGGTGATGAAGTTGAAGAAGAGCAAATACCTGACGAAGCATATAACAGTGATGAGGAAGTTGCCCAAAATTATCGTTTAAAAGTTGTGAAATGGATTATTAAAAACTGGCGTAGAAAATCTGAAAAGGGTAAATTCAATGCTATTTTTGCAACTGTGGATATTAATCAAGCCTTGAAATATTATCGATTATTCAAAAAATTGGAACAAGAAGGAAAGCATAATCTTAAAGTTGCATTGACTTATTCCATTAATGAAAATGGCGATACTAATAAAGACCAACGCTCAGGTTTAGCAGAAGCTATGAAGGATTACTCGATTCGTTATGCTGGATCAGAAACAGCATTTTCTCTCGATAATGTGAATGTCTATATCGATGACGTTGCAAAAAGAACGGCCCGTACCGAAGCACAATACAAGAACTTACCACCGGATAAAGAAATTGATTTAACAATCGTAGTTGCACGTTTATTGACGGGCTTTGATGCACCAAGATTGAATACTTTGTATTTAGATAAATTGATGCAGTATCAAGGATTGATTCAAGCTTTCGCTAGAACTAATCGTGTTTATGACAAAAATAAAACGCAAGGAAATGTTGTTATGTTCAGACGCCCTAAACTGATGAGAGCGAGAACTGAAAATGCGTTTGAAAAGTATGCTGGAGAAGGTTCGTTCAAGAAAGTCTTTCGACCTGAATTTCATGAAATGGAAGATACATTCAAAGAAGCTGTTAAGGAACTAAAAGAATTTACTCCAACTCCTGAAGTGGCGAACAATTTAACTAAATCTACTGAAAAAGAACAAGTAGATTTCTTAAAGAAATTTAGGAATTTATCTAAAGAATTACAATACATCTCTTCATATTCTGATTTTGATTGGGAAGAACATGCTGACGAGTATGGAATAACTAAAGAAGAATTTGGTTATTTCCAAGGTGCTTTTCAAAATATTAGGGATTATTTAAAGGATCATAAATCTGACAGAGATGATTCAGATCCCATTTCATTGAAATATGACTTTGATGATGTGGTAATTACAGAACTTGTTATAGATAAAGAATATGTCTTAGGATTAGCAACTAAATATTTGTTAGATACAGAAAACTTATTTGCAGCTGATGAATTTAACCAAGCTGCCGATAAATTCGCAAAATCCGGAAATCAACGTGAAGCTGATAATATCCGAGAATTCGTGACAGAAGAAAGAAAACGTGGAGATATACCTGCTAATTATGATGCCAGAGCTAGTTATGCACTCCATCAAAGTAGAAAAAAACAACAAAAGATAACTAAATTCATTAATGAATATGGACTCGATGAAGAGTTATTTAACCGATTAGTAACTGAATATGAAGCGACCGGTGAATTTGGACATGAACAAGCTTTGAAACAAACGGCTGATATTAAAGTTGCCGAAAGTAACAGTCATGAATATCGTAATATCTTGAGTTTTAAGGGTTCAGTTCAACGTGCTTGGAGAAAATTTATCAAGGACGACTTAGCACCATACATTGCAGGGGAGAAATAA